In a single window of the Gossypium hirsutum isolate 1008001.06 chromosome A13, Gossypium_hirsutum_v2.1, whole genome shotgun sequence genome:
- the LOC107920114 gene encoding vacuolar-sorting receptor 3, with the protein MELKRLLHVVLSFWLLLCIGCSDGRFVVEKNSLTVTSPEKIKGTYDSAIGNFGIPQYGGSMAGTVVYPKDNQKACKAFDEFSISFQSKPGSLPTFVLVDRGDCFFALKVWNVQKAGASAVLVADDIEEALITMDTPEEDSSSSKYIENITIPSALIQKSFGEALKKAISGADMVNVNLDWRESVPHPDDRVEYELWTNSNDECGVKCDMLMEFVKDFKGAAQILEKGGYTQFTPHYMTWYCPQAFTISKQCKSQCINHGRYCAPDPEQDFSSGYEGKDVVIENLRQLCVFKVANESNKSWLWWDYVTDFQIRCPMKEKKYNKECADAVIKSLGLDSKKIEKCMGDPNADADNPVLKEEQNAQVGKGSRGDVTILPTLVVNNRQYRGKVAKGAVLKAICSGFEETTEPAVCLSDDVETNECLDNNGGCWQDKAANLTACKDTFRGRVCECPLVDGLQFKGDGYSHCEASGPGRCNINNGGCWHKSQDGHTYSACVDTGDVKCQCPPGFRGDGINSCDDIDECKEKKACQCPECSCKDTWGSYECTCSGDLLYIRDHDTCISKSGTEVKSAWAAVWVILIGLAMASGGAYLVYKYRLRSYMDSEIRAIMAQYMPLDSQSEVPNHVSEDRA; encoded by the exons ATGGAGCTGAAAAGATTGTTACATGTTGTTCTAAGTTTTTGGTTGCTGTTGTGTATAGGGTGTAGTGATGGGAGGTTTGTGGTCGAAAAGAACAGCTTGACGGTGACTTCGCCGGAGAAGATTAAGGGAACCTACGACAGTGCAATTGGAAACTTTGGGATACCTCAATATGGGGGAAGCATGGCTGGTACTGTGGTTTACCCTAAGGATAACCAAAAGGCTTGTAAAGCTTTTGATGAGTTCAGTATTTCCTTTCAATCCAAGCCTGGTTCTCTTCCTACTTTTGTTTTGGTGGATCGTGGAG ATTGCTTCTTTGCTTTAAAGGTTTGGAATGTTCAGAAGGCTGGTGCTTCTGCGGTGCTTGTTGCGGATGATATTGAAGAAGCTTTAATAACCATGGACACACCAGAAGAGGATAGTTCATCTTCTAAATACATTGAAAATATAACGATTCCATCTGCCCTTATTCAGAAATCTTTTGGTGAAGCTCTAAAGAAAGCAATCAGTGGTGCAGATATGGTTAATGTTAATCTTGATTGGCGCGAGTCTGTTCCGCACCCTGATGATCGCGTGGAGTACGAGCTATGGACCAACAGCAACGATGAATGTGGAGTTAAATGTGATATGCTGATGGAATTTGTGAAGGATTTCAAGGGTGCCGCACAGATACTTGAAAAAGGTGGCTATACTCAATTCACACCCCACTATATGACTTGGTACTGCCCTCAGGCTTTCACCATAAGCAAACAGTGCAAATCTCAATGCATTAACCATGGAAGGTATTGTGCACCTGATCCCGAACAAGATTTTAGCTCTGGTTATGAGGGGAAAGATGTCGTGATTGAAAACTTAAGGCAGCTATGCGTTTTCAAAGTGGCAAATGAGAGCAATAAGTCCTGGTTGTGGTGGGACTACGTGACAGATTTTCAAATAAGATGCCCCATGAAGGAGAAAAAATATAACAAGGAATGCGCCGATGCTGTTATCAAATCTCTCG GGCTTGACAGTAAAAAGATTGAAAAGTGTATGGGAGACCCTAATGCTGATGCAGATAATCCTGTTctaaaagaagaacaaaatgcCCAA GTGGGGAAAGGATCTAGAGGTGATGTTACTATATTGCCTACGCTTGTTGTCAACAATCGCCAATACAGAG GAAAGGTGGCCAAAGGTGCTGTTCTGAAGGCCATCTGTTCTGGTTTCGAAGAGACTACTGAACCAGCTGTTTGTTTGAGCGATG ATGTTGAGACGAATGAATGCTTGGATAACAATGGTGGTTGTTGGCAAGATAAAGCAGCCAATCTCACAGCTTGCAAG GATACATTTCGAGGGAGAGTCTGTGAATGTCCCTTGGTTGATGGTCTGCAGTTCAAAGGAGATGGATATAGTCACTGTGAAG CTAGTGGCCCTGGAAGGTGCAATATTAACAATGGAGGTTGTTGGCATAAATCACAAGACGGACACACGTACTCTGCTTGCGTG GATACTGGAGATGTTAAATGCCAGTGCCCTCCCGGGTTTAGAGGTGATGGTATCAACAGTTGTGATG ATATTGATGAATGCAAAGAGAAGAAAGCCTGCCAGTGCCCTGAATGTAGCTGCAAAGACACATGGGGAAGCTATGAGTGCACTTGCAGTGGAGATCTTCTGTATATCAGGGACCACGATACCTGCATAA GTAAGAGTGGTACTGAAGTAAAATCGGCATGGGCTGCTGTTTGGGTCATTTTAATTGGCTTGGCAATGGCTAGTGGTGGTGCATATCTTGTTTACAAATATAGATTAAGG TCGTACATGGATTCCGAAATCCGAGCTATAATGGCACAATACATGCCTTTGGATAGTCAATCCGAAGTTCCAAACCACGTAAGTGAAGATCGTGCATGA